A genomic window from Pseudoalteromonas piratica includes:
- a CDS encoding methyltransferase family protein has protein sequence MNETYDYGLWSMVILNSAIFIFFAFSFVKPKTSTDWRSLGAFSAFVVALFTEMYGFPLTIYFLSGWLTEKYPEVNFFAHENGHLLHTFFGFEGNAHWDPLHIASMVFIAAGFFMLSSAWNVLHHAQKHHQIATTGWYARCRHPQYVAFILIMFGFLLQWPTIPTLAMFPILVVVYVKLAKREEVQAIAEFGSEYHKYMESTPSWIPNFNKNIEGNNHEKVR, from the coding sequence ATGAATGAGACATATGATTATGGCTTATGGTCAATGGTGATACTAAATTCGGCAATATTTATCTTCTTTGCCTTTAGTTTCGTAAAGCCAAAAACATCTACTGATTGGCGAAGTCTTGGTGCATTCTCTGCTTTTGTGGTCGCCCTATTTACTGAAATGTATGGCTTTCCTTTAACCATCTACTTCTTGTCAGGATGGTTAACTGAAAAATATCCAGAAGTAAACTTCTTTGCACACGAAAATGGGCACTTATTACATACATTTTTTGGTTTTGAAGGTAATGCCCATTGGGATCCATTGCATATTGCTAGCATGGTATTTATAGCTGCTGGTTTCTTCATGCTGTCGTCAGCATGGAACGTATTACATCATGCTCAAAAACACCATCAAATCGCTACTACAGGATGGTATGCAAGATGTCGCCATCCCCAGTACGTAGCTTTTATTCTAATCATGTTCGGCTTTTTATTACAGTGGCCGACAATCCCAACACTTGCGATGTTTCCAATCTTAGTCGTTGTTTATGTCAAGCTAGCGAAACGTGAAGAAGTACAAGCAATTGCTGAGTTTGGTTCGGAGTACCACAAATATATGGAATCGACACCAAGCTGGATTCCAAATTTTAATAAGAACATAGAAGGTAATAATCATGAAAAGGTTAGGTAA
- a CDS encoding DUF2933 domain-containing protein, which translates to MKNEHPKFWSTPTGWAALLLIAAATYFLIFEHGQHVVQFLPYLILLLCPLMHVFMHGSHGKHGHDHSHAPDEKKEENFQELTEKNTAFRDGYIQGLEEGRKESHHKENDNE; encoded by the coding sequence ATGAAAAATGAACACCCAAAATTTTGGTCAACACCGACAGGATGGGCTGCATTATTGCTTATTGCAGCAGCCACCTATTTTTTAATCTTTGAACATGGTCAACATGTTGTGCAATTTCTTCCTTATTTGATTTTATTATTGTGCCCGTTGATGCACGTTTTTATGCATGGAAGTCATGGTAAACATGGTCACGATCATTCGCATGCACCTGATGAGAAAAAGGAGGAGAACTTTCAAGAACTCACTGAAAAAAATACCGCCTTTCGAGATGGCTACATACAAGGGTTAGAGGAAGGGCGAAAAGAATCTCATCACAAGGAGAACGATAATGAATGA
- a CDS encoding P-II family nitrogen regulator translates to MNMKKVTAIFDEMVLTRVEEALLSHGYKSFTLHKAMGRGAYADTYNRNHLSEHIVMTIYVAFDDAEHVAKVLLDAAYTNVEGEGLVSISPVDNLFWINSKSEASAEDLRSVGGQHEK, encoded by the coding sequence ATGAATATGAAAAAAGTAACCGCCATTTTTGATGAAATGGTACTGACGAGAGTGGAAGAGGCATTACTTTCACATGGCTATAAAAGCTTTACCTTACATAAAGCAATGGGAAGAGGGGCATATGCTGATACTTATAACAGAAATCACTTATCTGAACATATAGTGATGACCATTTATGTCGCCTTCGATGATGCGGAACATGTTGCTAAAGTTTTGCTTGATGCAGCGTATACCAACGTTGAAGGAGAAGGACTAGTTAGTATCTCCCCTGTGGATAATCTCTTCTGGATAAATTCTAAGTCTGAAGCTTCAGCGGAAGATTTACGGTCTGTAGGAGGCCAACATGAAAAATGA
- a CDS encoding cupredoxin domain-containing protein: MMVINLLGLALIALIVWWFWLYKPNKIIANNNEVLIEVKDGVYSPSSIQVSASQPVTLKFMRKDQSPCSETLLIPSLEISEQLKFNDITQITLANLSQGEHEFHCQMRMYRGVLKVV; the protein is encoded by the coding sequence ATGATGGTAATTAACTTATTAGGCTTAGCATTAATCGCACTGATTGTTTGGTGGTTCTGGTTATACAAACCTAACAAAATTATTGCGAATAACAATGAAGTGTTAATTGAAGTAAAAGATGGTGTTTATTCACCATCGTCAATTCAAGTGTCAGCTAGCCAACCTGTCACCCTGAAGTTTATGCGCAAAGATCAATCACCATGCTCTGAAACACTGCTTATTCCATCATTGGAGATAAGCGAGCAACTTAAATTCAACGACATTACTCAAATTACCTTGGCGAATTTGTCACAGGGGGAGCATGAGTTTCATTGTCAAATGCGAATGTATCGTGGTGTATTGAAGGTCGTGTAG
- a CDS encoding heavy metal translocating P-type ATPase: protein MEKVSHSQQLIIEGAGCASCVGKIEGALKATLGVVSAEMNFADRTVTVSGTAKIEELIKAVESVGYNAKPIDDSSAIEALDEKEAADWAYYKKLMRDTFIALSLGVPLMIYSIVVGEMTVVTNLERMSWLVVGILTFAVMYFSGKHFYIGAWKSFKNHSANMDTLIALGTGTAWVYSMVVVFAPDSVPLMARHVYFEATAMIIGLIDLGLALEIKARGKTSEAIKRLIGLQAKTATVVRDNKEVQIGIEQVLLHDVVKVKPGEKIPVDGLVLEGHTSIDESMLTGEPMPVEKAEEDEVVAGTLNKSGMILFRATRVGKDTALAQIINMVKRAQNSKPPIGRLADVISAYFVPVVMIISVLSALAWLNFGPEPAIAFAIVSATTVLIIACPCALGLATPMSVMVGVGKAAEAGVLIRNGEALQTASKITAMILDKTGTITEGSPKVTDIVLAKATDENEVLQLAASLESGSEHPLAQAIVESALEKNIELLKIKAFNAITGFGVEARCDNKELLFGNDKLMKLKGIDLTGFVGQAQSLAKEAKTPMYFAVDGELAAIIAVADPIKSDSISAIKRLQANGIRVIMLTGDNKETAAAVAKKAGISEFLAEVLPEDKANKVKKLQESGEIVGMTGDGINDAPALALADVGFAIGTGTDVAIESADITLMRGSLHGLADAIAVSKATLRNIKQNLFGAFIYNVAGVPFAAGVLYPFFGILLSPVIAGAAMAFSSLTVVSNANRLRWFKAKEH, encoded by the coding sequence TTGGAGAAAGTATCACATAGCCAACAGCTCATCATAGAAGGAGCAGGGTGTGCTAGCTGTGTTGGCAAAATTGAAGGGGCTTTAAAGGCAACTCTTGGTGTAGTCAGTGCAGAAATGAATTTTGCTGATAGGACTGTAACAGTATCAGGGACAGCTAAAATCGAAGAATTGATCAAAGCTGTTGAGTCTGTGGGCTATAACGCGAAACCAATCGATGATAGCTCAGCAATAGAAGCGCTTGATGAGAAAGAGGCTGCTGATTGGGCATATTACAAAAAGCTAATGCGCGATACGTTTATTGCCCTTTCACTCGGCGTTCCTTTGATGATCTACAGCATTGTAGTTGGAGAAATGACAGTTGTAACCAACCTTGAACGTATGTCTTGGTTAGTTGTTGGCATTTTAACTTTTGCTGTTATGTATTTTTCAGGCAAGCATTTCTATATAGGCGCTTGGAAGAGCTTCAAAAATCATTCAGCCAATATGGACACTCTAATAGCTTTAGGAACAGGTACTGCTTGGGTGTATTCAATGGTTGTTGTGTTTGCACCTGACTCGGTTCCATTGATGGCACGGCATGTCTATTTTGAAGCTACTGCGATGATTATTGGCTTAATTGATTTAGGTCTGGCATTAGAAATAAAAGCCAGAGGAAAAACCTCTGAAGCTATCAAACGTCTTATCGGATTGCAGGCTAAAACAGCAACGGTAGTTCGTGATAATAAAGAGGTTCAGATAGGTATCGAACAGGTTTTGCTTCATGATGTTGTGAAAGTAAAGCCGGGTGAAAAAATTCCCGTAGATGGATTAGTCTTGGAAGGACACACCTCTATTGATGAGTCCATGCTGACAGGCGAACCAATGCCTGTTGAAAAAGCCGAAGAAGATGAGGTTGTCGCTGGTACTTTGAACAAATCAGGTATGATTTTGTTTAGAGCGACACGCGTTGGTAAAGATACCGCGCTTGCTCAGATCATCAATATGGTGAAACGAGCGCAAAATTCTAAACCTCCTATTGGTCGCTTGGCCGATGTGATTTCCGCCTATTTCGTTCCTGTTGTCATGATCATCTCAGTATTAAGTGCTCTTGCGTGGCTTAACTTTGGTCCTGAGCCTGCCATTGCTTTTGCCATTGTTTCAGCTACTACCGTACTAATTATTGCCTGCCCATGTGCTTTGGGTTTAGCAACTCCTATGTCTGTCATGGTCGGAGTTGGAAAGGCAGCAGAAGCTGGTGTACTCATTCGAAACGGCGAAGCACTGCAAACCGCTTCTAAAATCACAGCCATGATTTTGGATAAGACGGGCACCATTACTGAAGGATCACCCAAGGTAACCGATATTGTTTTAGCAAAGGCTACAGATGAAAATGAGGTGTTACAGCTTGCTGCAAGTTTAGAGAGTGGTTCGGAGCATCCTTTGGCTCAAGCGATAGTTGAAAGTGCGTTAGAGAAAAATATCGAACTGCTAAAAATTAAAGCCTTTAACGCCATTACAGGCTTTGGTGTTGAAGCACGCTGTGATAATAAAGAACTGCTTTTCGGCAACGATAAACTAATGAAGTTAAAAGGCATAGATCTTACTGGCTTTGTTGGGCAAGCCCAGTCTTTAGCAAAAGAAGCTAAAACACCAATGTACTTTGCTGTTGATGGCGAATTGGCAGCAATTATTGCTGTTGCAGATCCTATTAAGTCAGACTCTATCTCCGCTATCAAACGTCTTCAGGCTAATGGTATACGCGTCATCATGCTTACAGGTGATAACAAGGAAACCGCAGCCGCTGTTGCTAAAAAAGCGGGCATAAGTGAGTTTCTTGCTGAAGTGCTACCAGAAGATAAAGCCAATAAGGTTAAAAAGTTACAAGAGAGTGGCGAAATTGTTGGTATGACAGGTGATGGCATCAACGATGCTCCGGCACTAGCGTTAGCTGATGTTGGTTTCGCTATAGGCACAGGTACAGACGTAGCCATAGAAAGTGCGGACATTACCTTGATGCGTGGTTCATTGCATGGTCTTGCCGATGCCATTGCGGTAAGTAAAGCGACTTTACGTAATATCAAACAAAATTTATTTGGCGCATTTATTTACAACGTAGCAGGCGTACCTTTTGCAGCAGGTGTTTTATATCCTTTCTTTGGCATTCTACTTAGCCCTGTTATAGCTGGGGCAGCAATGGCGTTTTCGTCATTGACCGTTGTGTCAAATGCGAATCGACTTCGCTGGTTTAAAGCAAAAGAGCATTAA
- a CDS encoding MerR family transcriptional regulator has protein sequence MKVTELAKSLGTTADTVRYYTRLGLLKPAKSVNGYKSYSNKEVSRLKFILSARNLGFSVADIMQIINESEDGKSACPLVRSLIKERLEETDKQFQAMLTLRNKMSLAISQWEKMEDKAPTPHMVCHLIENFEQI, from the coding sequence ATGAAAGTAACAGAGCTGGCAAAAAGCCTTGGAACGACTGCTGATACGGTACGCTATTACACGCGATTGGGACTGTTAAAACCTGCTAAATCAGTGAACGGCTACAAGTCATACTCGAATAAAGAGGTATCGAGACTTAAATTCATTTTAAGTGCAAGAAACCTTGGTTTTTCCGTTGCAGATATCATGCAAATTATTAACGAATCTGAAGATGGCAAAAGTGCGTGCCCATTAGTCAGAAGCCTGATCAAAGAACGGCTTGAAGAAACCGATAAGCAGTTTCAAGCCATGCTAACGCTTCGAAACAAAATGTCATTAGCTATTTCACAGTGGGAAAAAATGGAAGATAAAGCGCCGACACCACATATGGTTTGTCATCTCATCGAAAACTTTGAACAAATATAA
- a CDS encoding c-type cytochrome: MKSILQILLIVSLLLLSAFSSYAKEKISGAEVINNNCARCHNARAVHEFSIPEWKVIMPHMRAKAHLTGQETKAVLEFLELTSQSVAQAKKVVPENAIAPDGKQLFTQFGCQGCHSLQGDGGTVGPALDETIKNKGIGFFIKKLQNPQFNNSSSPMPKMPLNEQQIEAIAEYIKS; the protein is encoded by the coding sequence ATGAAATCAATTTTACAAATATTACTGATTGTCAGTTTACTTCTTTTGTCTGCTTTTAGCTCTTATGCAAAAGAGAAAATTTCAGGTGCAGAAGTGATCAATAACAACTGTGCAAGATGTCATAACGCTCGTGCTGTTCATGAGTTTTCTATTCCTGAATGGAAAGTCATTATGCCGCACATGCGAGCAAAAGCACATTTAACAGGTCAGGAAACGAAAGCTGTTCTTGAATTTTTGGAGCTGACTAGCCAAAGCGTAGCTCAGGCAAAAAAAGTAGTGCCAGAAAACGCGATAGCGCCTGATGGAAAGCAATTGTTTACTCAATTTGGCTGCCAAGGTTGCCATTCATTGCAAGGTGATGGTGGCACTGTTGGCCCTGCATTAGATGAAACGATTAAAAACAAAGGGATCGGCTTCTTTATTAAGAAGCTCCAAAACCCTCAGTTTAACAACTCATCTTCACCTATGCCTAAAATGCCGCTAAATGAGCAACAGATAGAAGCAATAGCTGAGTACATTAAATCATAA
- a CDS encoding porin: MLKLLPIAIATAVVSGQLLANEQQENSRFAIAGYGDVKYEDSKVMDSSAFSARFIPIFLFSLSDKIHIEAETEISIDEQGETEVELEYADIHYFLSDTTTFTAGKFLLPFGQYGPYQHPSWINRSVFSPGIYGGIGGHGGYQPMQGLLPVMSDIGVGIQHIIPLGKNQKILFDLYMTNGLAAEAPHDDEEEGHDEESILEGNEEVDEHTLELPELAFEARSGDNNSDKALGGRIAYAFLPGVEVGASYYTAKYDDDQQLGFTATGFDINWIGNHYIVRGEYIRTEADAFEEDEHEENKVITFDRNGWYLQATFMAGKMFSVLQGTDFVVEYAETNKINEAERWAYGINYWLDSRAVIKATYEDTTVHDGEDDKRFAIQYSYGF; the protein is encoded by the coding sequence ATGCTCAAATTATTGCCTATTGCAATAGCTACTGCTGTTGTGAGTGGGCAACTTTTAGCGAATGAACAACAAGAAAATAGTCGCTTCGCAATAGCGGGGTATGGTGATGTAAAATACGAAGACAGTAAAGTAATGGATTCCAGTGCATTTAGTGCACGATTCATACCTATATTCTTGTTTAGTCTCAGTGACAAAATTCATATTGAAGCTGAAACTGAAATATCAATTGATGAACAAGGGGAAACCGAGGTCGAGCTTGAATATGCTGATATTCACTATTTCCTTTCAGACACTACTACCTTTACCGCAGGTAAATTTTTACTTCCATTTGGTCAATATGGCCCTTATCAACATCCTAGTTGGATAAATCGCTCAGTTTTCTCTCCCGGCATTTATGGTGGGATAGGTGGTCATGGTGGGTATCAACCTATGCAAGGTTTACTGCCAGTTATGAGTGATATTGGTGTTGGTATTCAACACATAATTCCTTTGGGTAAAAACCAGAAAATATTATTTGATTTATATATGACCAATGGTCTTGCTGCTGAAGCACCTCATGATGATGAAGAAGAAGGTCATGATGAAGAATCTATTTTGGAAGGGAATGAAGAAGTTGATGAGCATACTTTGGAGCTTCCAGAACTAGCATTTGAAGCAAGAAGTGGGGACAACAATTCTGATAAAGCACTTGGTGGTCGTATTGCCTACGCTTTTTTACCGGGAGTAGAGGTTGGCGCATCCTATTACACGGCAAAATATGATGATGATCAACAACTAGGTTTTACCGCAACTGGCTTTGATATCAACTGGATTGGTAACCACTACATTGTCAGAGGGGAATACATCAGAACAGAAGCCGATGCCTTCGAAGAAGATGAACATGAAGAAAACAAAGTGATCACATTTGATCGCAATGGTTGGTATCTCCAAGCAACCTTTATGGCAGGAAAAATGTTCAGTGTATTACAGGGAACAGATTTCGTCGTTGAATATGCCGAAACCAATAAAATTAACGAAGCAGAGCGTTGGGCTTATGGCATTAATTACTGGTTAGACAGTAGAGCTGTCATTAAGGCGACATATGAAGATACAACTGTTCACGATGGTGAAGATGATAAACGCTTCGCTATTCAATACAGCTACGGATTCTAA
- a CDS encoding formyltransferase family protein yields MKVAYFGGDMFFSCFKSILDKGFDVVKVYINEPICSAFKISHYCEKLGIEQVSTRPCYEDLLRLIDDGVELFVVASYKFKLPQTRIKYAINIHPTLLPAGRGPTPLPYVVEAPSLAGVTIHKLSDEFDAGDIIIQEKLLVCDEESSSSIMVKTSLIAGKLITKFLNNMEKTYGKAVPQSSVESSYYPLITVEDRALKWGMDIDQIRSLVRRFGHWGIFMKINNNLALIRNIETRKFEHEMSAGTIIYEDCDLLAIAVIGGFICIPSDRLF; encoded by the coding sequence ATGAAAGTAGCTTATTTTGGCGGAGATATGTTTTTTTCCTGCTTTAAGTCAATTTTAGATAAAGGCTTTGATGTTGTTAAGGTATATATTAATGAGCCAATATGCAGTGCCTTCAAAATTTCACATTACTGTGAAAAATTAGGAATTGAACAGGTGTCAACTAGACCCTGTTATGAGGATTTATTGCGGTTAATTGACGACGGAGTTGAGCTATTCGTTGTTGCTAGCTACAAATTTAAACTACCTCAAACAAGAATCAAATATGCAATCAACATTCATCCGACTTTACTGCCTGCTGGCCGAGGTCCCACTCCTTTACCCTATGTTGTTGAAGCCCCATCTTTAGCAGGTGTCACAATTCACAAATTGTCAGATGAATTTGATGCTGGCGATATCATTATACAAGAGAAGTTATTGGTTTGTGATGAAGAGTCCTCATCGTCGATAATGGTGAAGACAAGTTTAATCGCAGGTAAGTTGATAACCAAGTTTCTAAATAACATGGAAAAAACTTATGGAAAGGCTGTTCCGCAGTCTAGCGTCGAATCAAGTTATTACCCATTAATAACTGTAGAAGATAGAGCGCTTAAGTGGGGTATGGATATAGATCAAATAAGAAGTTTAGTTCGACGTTTTGGTCATTGGGGCATTTTTATGAAAATAAATAACAACCTAGCCTTAATACGTAATATTGAAACTAGAAAATTTGAACATGAAATGAGTGCAGGAACTATTATTTATGAAGATTGTGATCTATTAGCTATTGCCGTAATAGGTGGTTTCATATGTATCCCTAGCGATCGGTTATTTTAA
- a CDS encoding TonB-dependent receptor family protein: MNCIVKLVKNSISISLILGFSHTALAEVNSPNSIERLTIVGKPNDVYKIPGSAQVLAEKELATFDYSDIMRVLTSVPGVYVLEEDGYGLRPNIGMRGSGQNRSEKITVLEDNVLAAPAPYSAPSAYYFPTFGRIQQVEVHKGASSVLYGPRNIGGAINLLSRQIPEENLSGFFQVNGGQDGFAKIHTYVGGQGDNIGGLIEVFSYQADGFKDINQTEVDSGFNKNDVLMKTMFSSDAFFGTYQEVEFKLKYSDEKANETYMGLTNEDYSKSPYSRYSASQKDNIETDHFQIQVNHFVQLNSLSSIVTSLYFNDFNRNWYKASKIGGKGLSDGGIELAAMFDHGLLDEPLNVDLKANNRSYISKGLQSHFDFDIEEHDLKLGIRVHYDEMDRYQWVDSYNLNTDFSMTLTSAGVAGTDSNRVDSAEALSLFLLDDYQHDDLNIRFGFRFEDVEIKRKDWGKTDPSRTNLPKETKNSSSAFLPSLGFTFAMTDNFVVLANVNEGFSPPAPGNESSEAEKSTNYEIGLRSSLGSVNSEVIVFYSDYKNMHGNCTVSQGCSDDNVGDQYNAGKVQVEGVELKLGYDFTASNIRFPINVSYTYSKSMFKNSFKSKLDTWGEVYSGFELPYIPENQLQLSLGALGESWEGNLLVRYVGESRSSAGKGKIPFEQLIEARTLLDFRAVYELSDKQRMSLSVDNLLGKKYMVSRVHGSIMVGKPRSIILGYEYSF; encoded by the coding sequence ATGAATTGTATTGTTAAACTAGTAAAAAACTCGATAAGCATAAGTTTAATTTTAGGTTTTAGTCATACGGCTTTGGCGGAAGTAAATAGCCCAAATAGTATTGAGCGCTTGACCATTGTTGGCAAACCCAATGACGTCTATAAAATTCCGGGAAGTGCTCAGGTTTTAGCTGAAAAAGAATTAGCCACCTTTGATTACTCTGACATTATGCGAGTACTAACGAGTGTTCCCGGTGTATATGTGTTAGAAGAAGACGGTTATGGTCTAAGACCAAACATAGGAATGCGGGGATCGGGTCAAAACCGGAGTGAGAAGATAACGGTTCTTGAAGACAATGTGTTAGCTGCACCAGCGCCTTATTCAGCTCCTTCTGCATACTACTTCCCAACCTTTGGGAGAATTCAGCAGGTAGAAGTTCATAAGGGAGCATCGAGTGTGCTTTATGGTCCTCGAAATATAGGAGGAGCTATTAATTTGTTATCTAGACAAATACCAGAAGAGAACCTTTCAGGCTTTTTTCAAGTGAACGGGGGACAAGATGGTTTCGCTAAAATACATACCTATGTAGGAGGACAAGGTGATAATATTGGTGGCTTGATTGAGGTTTTTAGTTATCAAGCCGACGGCTTTAAAGATATTAATCAAACGGAAGTTGATTCGGGCTTCAACAAAAATGATGTATTGATGAAAACGATGTTTAGCTCAGATGCTTTCTTTGGTACTTATCAAGAAGTCGAATTTAAACTGAAGTATTCAGATGAAAAAGCCAACGAAACATACATGGGGTTAACTAATGAAGATTATTCTAAAAGCCCTTATAGCAGATATTCTGCCTCTCAGAAAGACAACATTGAAACAGATCACTTTCAGATCCAAGTAAATCACTTTGTTCAACTAAATAGTTTATCTTCAATCGTTACAAGCTTGTATTTTAACGACTTTAATCGTAATTGGTATAAAGCGAGTAAAATTGGAGGGAAAGGTTTATCTGACGGTGGGATTGAGCTAGCGGCTATGTTTGATCATGGGTTACTAGACGAACCGCTAAACGTCGATTTGAAAGCAAATAATCGAAGTTACATATCTAAAGGGCTTCAGTCTCACTTCGACTTCGATATTGAAGAGCATGACCTAAAACTAGGCATAAGAGTTCATTATGATGAAATGGATAGATATCAGTGGGTAGATAGCTACAATCTGAATACAGACTTTTCCATGACATTAACCTCTGCTGGAGTAGCTGGTACTGATTCAAACAGAGTTGATAGCGCCGAAGCGTTATCTCTATTTTTATTAGATGATTATCAGCATGACGATCTGAATATTCGGTTTGGGTTTAGATTTGAAGATGTAGAGATTAAAAGAAAAGACTGGGGGAAGACCGATCCAAGTAGAACTAACTTACCTAAAGAAACTAAAAATTCTTCATCAGCTTTTCTACCTTCTTTAGGCTTCACATTCGCTATGACAGATAACTTTGTTGTATTAGCCAACGTCAATGAGGGGTTTTCTCCTCCAGCTCCCGGAAATGAGAGTAGTGAGGCAGAGAAAAGTACCAATTACGAAATTGGCTTAAGAAGTAGTCTAGGTTCTGTTAACAGCGAGGTCATAGTTTTTTATTCGGATTATAAAAATATGCACGGAAACTGTACGGTCAGTCAGGGCTGTAGCGATGATAATGTGGGTGATCAATATAATGCGGGTAAAGTGCAAGTAGAAGGGGTGGAGTTAAAGCTAGGGTATGATTTCACTGCGAGTAATATTCGTTTTCCTATAAATGTCTCATACACCTATTCAAAGAGTATGTTTAAGAATAGCTTTAAATCCAAGTTGGATACTTGGGGAGAGGTTTATTCAGGTTTTGAATTACCGTATATCCCTGAAAATCAATTACAGCTATCACTAGGGGCACTTGGAGAAAGTTGGGAAGGAAACTTACTCGTTAGGTATGTTGGGGAATCGCGTTCTTCGGCGGGTAAGGGAAAAATACCTTTTGAACAATTAATCGAAGCAAGAACACTACTAGACTTTCGAGCGGTTTATGAACTATCTGATAAACAAAGAATGAGTCTTAGTGTAGATAATTTGTTAGGAAAGAAATACATGGTTTCTCGCGTACATGGGTCGATTATGGTTGGAAAACCGCGCTCAATAATATTGGGGTATGAATACTCTTTCTGA
- a CDS encoding YybH family protein — MTKYILISILSVIAFFSNAHDKSRIDDEKQITHIIHQIKYGWENGDGKPFRKYFLDFKGARYFESGGQNVGLNDLVEHHVEPEKDALVFLSLDFSNIQIHIEDEFAWALADTAVKGEVRKSGKTFDKTGFQTFLFKKVDSEWKVLHTHSSARNRR; from the coding sequence ATGACTAAATATATATTAATTAGCATTCTGAGTGTGATCGCATTTTTTTCAAATGCGCATGATAAAAGTCGCATAGATGATGAAAAGCAAATTACTCATATCATTCATCAAATTAAATATGGCTGGGAAAACGGCGATGGTAAGCCTTTTCGTAAGTACTTTCTTGACTTCAAAGGAGCAAGGTATTTTGAGTCGGGCGGTCAAAATGTTGGACTTAACGATTTAGTAGAACATCACGTAGAACCAGAAAAGGATGCGTTGGTTTTCTTGAGCTTGGATTTCTCCAATATCCAAATACATATTGAAGATGAATTTGCTTGGGCACTTGCGGATACAGCGGTAAAAGGTGAGGTGAGAAAATCAGGAAAAACTTTCGATAAAACAGGCTTCCAAACGTTTCTATTTAAGAAAGTAGATAGTGAATGGAAAGTGCTCCATACGCATTCCTCAGCAAGAAACCGCCGTTAG
- a CDS encoding YybH family protein, protein MKMKIINILLVLLMTFSFAVNAHGDKNKDKGLFKGIDTPAAKVVLAFHQALETGNKELARAQLADDVTIYEGGRVERSADEYAHHHMLSDMKYLASMKSETLEHQVTILGNTAISASRSHTKGTNKGKERDYQSMETMVLEKQNGDWKIKHIHWSH, encoded by the coding sequence ATGAAAATGAAAATAATAAATATATTACTCGTTTTATTAATGACGTTTAGTTTCGCAGTAAACGCTCATGGTGATAAGAACAAAGACAAAGGTCTGTTTAAAGGTATAGATACCCCTGCCGCAAAAGTTGTTTTGGCATTTCATCAAGCACTAGAAACGGGCAATAAGGAGCTAGCAAGAGCACAGTTGGCTGATGATGTGACTATCTACGAGGGAGGTCGTGTTGAAAGAAGTGCTGATGAATACGCCCATCACCACATGCTGTCGGATATGAAATATCTTGCTTCTATGAAGAGTGAAACACTTGAACATCAAGTAACTATTCTTGGAAATACCGCTATATCTGCTTCACGCAGTCATACTAAAGGTACTAACAAAGGTAAAGAGCGCGATTATCAAAGCATGGAAACGATGGTTCTGGAAAAACAAAACGGTGATTGGAAGATTAAGCACATTCATTGGTCACATTAA